In Humulus lupulus chromosome 6, drHumLupu1.1, whole genome shotgun sequence, a single genomic region encodes these proteins:
- the LOC133784350 gene encoding protein SRG1-like — translation MDSSISQSRFIAPIMAGLVLPHEDVSQVIHINGDDPPQEFFIKESAFGAVDSSPPLIPIPVIDLSMLSSKSELEKLRSALSTWGCFQAIGHGISSSFLDKVREVGKEFFSLPMEDKEKCFRAACDGEGFGSDVMVSKDQVLDWCNRLFLMVFPENKRKVNFWPEIPKDFGETLIEYTMKVRSVMEIVFKATAKSLNLEEDIFLKHFGEKSVMQARFNFYPPCPRTDKVLGLKPHSDKSGVTVLLQDKEVEGLQVFKDNQWSRVPTIPHALIVNLGDQMEIMTNGVMKSPLHRVTTNAEHMRGSVAMLIEPDPEEEIGPVEGLVDEERPKKYKTVKNYGHFNYVCFQKGIVAINAVQL, via the exons ATGGATTCATCTATATCACAAAGCAGATTCATAGCTCCAATAATGGCTGGCTTGGTTCTTCCACATGAGGATGTATCTCAAGTAATTCACATCAATGGAGATGATCCACCTCAGGAATTCTTCATCAAAGAGAGTGCTTTTGGTGCTGTGGATTCTTCTCCTCCACTGATTCCAATTCCAGTCATTGACTTGAGTATGCTTTCTTCAAAAAGTGAGCTGGAGAAACTAAGATCAGCTCTCAGCACATGGGGATGCTTTCAG GCAATTGGTCATGGGATTTCAAGCTCATTCCTGGACAAGGTGCGTGAAGTAGGAAAAGAGTTCTTTTCACTTCCAATGGAAGACAAGGAAAAGTGCTTTCGTGCAGCTTGTGATGGTGAGGGGTTTGGTAGCGATGTTATGGTTTCCAAGGACCAAGTTCTTGACTGGTGCAATCGTTTGTTTCTCATGGTATTCCCTGAAAACAAAAGAAAGGTCAATTTTTGGCCAGAGATTCCTAAAGATTTTGG AGAGACTTTGATTGAGTACACCATGAAAGTAAGGTCTGTTATGGAAATTGTCTTTAAGGCCACAGCAAAGTCACTGAATTTAGAAGAGGATATCTTCTTGAAACATTTTGGAGAAAAATCTGTGATGCAAGCAAGATTCAACTTTTACCCTCCTTGTCCAAGAACTGATAAGGTTCTTGGCCTCAAACCTCACTCAGATAAATCAGGAGTAACTGTTCTTTTGCAAGACAAAGAAGTTGAAGGTCTTCAAGTTTTCAAAGACAATCAATGGTCTAGAGTTCCTACCATACCTCATGCTCTTATTGTCAATTTGGGTGATCAAATGGAG ATAATGACTAATGGAGTAATGAAGAGCCCACTTCATAGGGTGACAACAAATGCAGAACATATGAGAGGATCTGTAGCCATGCTTATTGAACCAGATCCTGAAGAAGAGATTGGACCAGTAGAGGGATTGGTAGATGAGGAAAGACCGAAGAAGTATAAAACTGTTAAAAACTATGGTCATTTCAACTATGTCTGTTTTCAGAAAGGGATAGTGGCTATCAATGCAGTGCAACTGTAA
- the LOC133782823 gene encoding probable anion transporter 6, chloroplastic, which translates to MESLSIRAESLFSFSHHNPTSRNWVFDSSLRHRQIRLFPPKDTKEFRVFCGIKETQKIEESQKKVDGILTGLRVDEVDVDHGGPVSGSGARNEEVSFGWNWPKNIPQRYQLIGTTSLAFVICNMDKVNLSIAIIPMSHQFGWSSSTAGLVQSSFFWGYALSQLPGGWLAKIFGGRKVLKFGVLTWSLATALVPVLAGYMPSLLLSRILVGIGEGVSPSSATDLIARTIPLEERSRAVAFVFGGLSVGSVAGYLLAPPLIQNLGWEYVFYIFGLLGVGWYSGFQLLEDNAALAAESTSGSQTISVNKTWNDSLGELSDSLKGVPWKAFFRTPAVWAMVYAHFCGSWGHYTCLSWLPTYFSEELNLNLTEAAWVSILPPLASVVVTSIASQIADNLIANGVETTTVRKLCQTIAFLSPALCMTLSSVDLGLPPWEVVGILTSGLALSSFALSGLYCTHQDMSPEYASILLGMTNTVGAVPGIVGIALTGYLLDITHSWSLSLFAPSIFFYLTGTVVWLVFASSKPQSFSERD; encoded by the exons ATGGAGAGCCTTTCAATCAGAGCAGAGAGTTTGTTCTCTTTCTCCCACCATAACCCGACTTCCAGGAACTGGGTCTTCGATTCTTCACTCAGGCATCGACAAATTCGACTCTTTCCCCCAAAAGACACGAAGGAATTTAGGGTTTTTTGTGGTATTAAGGAAACCCAGAAAATTGAAGAGAGCCAGAAGAAGGTCGATGGGATTCTCACTGGGCTCCGTGTTGATGAAGTGGATGTGGACCATGGTGGTCCGGTTTCCGGTTCTGGGGCTCGGAATGAAGAAGTGAGTTTCGGTTGGAATTGGCCCAAGAATATCCCTCAAAGATATCAGCTTATTGGCACAACTTCGCTGGCCTTTGTTATCTGTAACATGGATAAG GTAAACTTGAGTATTGCCATTATTCCAATGTCGCATCAGTTTGGTTGGAGTTCGTCAACGGCTGGCTTGGTGCAGTCGTCGTTCTTTTGGGGCTATGCCTTGAGTCAATTGCCAGGCGGGTGGCTTGCCAagatatttggtgggag AAAAGTTCTTAAGTTTGGAGTTTTGACTTGGTCATTGGCTACCGCACTCGTACCTGTTCTTGCAGGGTATATGCCCAGCTTACTATTGTCAAGGATTTTG GTAGGAATAGGAGAAGGAGTTTCCCCGTCTTCTGCAACTGACTTGATTGCCAG AACAATACCTTTGGAAGAGCGCTCAAGAGCTGTGGCGTTTGTTTTTGGTGGTTTGAGTGTAGGAAGTGTTGCAGG GTATCTCTTGGCTCCACCTCTTATTCAAAATCTTGGTTGGGAGTATGTGTTCTACATATTTGGACTCTTGGGAGTAGGCTG GTACTCTGGGTTTCAGCTTCTGGAAGACAATGCTGCATTGGCTGCTGAATCCACCTCAG GCTCCCAGACTATATCTGTGAACAAAACGTGGAATGATTCTCTGGGAGAGTTGAGTGATTCACTGAAG GGTGTACCTTGGAAGGCATTTTTCAGAACTCCAGCAGTATGGGCTATGGTGTATGCTCATTTTTGTGGAAGTTGGGGTCACTATACATGCCTATCATGGCTTCCTACTTATTTCAG TGAGGAGCTGAACCTGAATTTGACTGAAGCTGCATGG GTTTCCATTCTTCCTCCTTTGGCTTCAGTTGTTGTGACTAGTATTGCCTCACAGATTGCTGACAACTTGATTGCAAATGGAGTAGAAACCACTACG GTACGAAAACTTTGCCAAACAATTGCCTTTTTGTCTCCTGCACTTTGCATGACTCTTTCCTCTGTTGATCTTGGATTGCCTCCTTGGGAAGTTGTGGGAATCCTCACGAGTGGCTTAGCCCTCTCAAGCTTTGCATTGTCAG GGCTTTACTGTACTCACCAAGATATGTCGCCAGAATATGCAAGTATACTTTTG GGTATGACCAACACCGTTGGGGCAGTTCCTGGAATAGTAGGCATTGCGCTCACTGGCTACCTCCTTGATATAACTCATTCATGGAGT TTGTCATTATTTGCACCATCAATATTCTTCTACTTAACTGGTACGGTAGTTTGGTTGGTTTTTGCCAGCAGTAAGCCTCAAAGCTTTTCCGAAAGAGATTGA